GGGACCGTCGGTCTCCAGCCTCCAGGACCCGGGCAGCATCTACGTGATGGAGGCGATGAAGAGCATCTCTTCCACAACGCTCTCTCCGCGCACGGCGGAGACGCGTTTCGCTCCGCTCTCCGTCAAAACGGACCCCGTGCCCAGGACCCTCTCCGAAGCCTTTTCCGAAGGGCTCAACCTTGCTGCCGAACGCACGAGCAGCCGGGCCCTCTGGGATGTATTTATCGGCGACGAACAGGAATCACAGCCTTCTTCCGATATGGTCGCAAGGAAATAGCCTCTATCCCCCTTTTATCTAAATACCTGAGTCTTTTTTATTGAGCCGCGCCCGCGGGGGCGCGGAGGGCCGTGTTATCAAAAAGCTGCGGCCGCCGGAGGGCGGTTCGCCGCCGCGGCATCTTTATCTACAACGATCAGGGGGGAACAGCGATGGAACTTCTTCACGCGGGACTCGACATAGGCTCAACTACGGCAAAGGCTGTCGTCCTTGATAAATATGACAAAATCGTATTTTACCGCTACAGCAGGCACTTTGCCGATATACGAACGGCGGTGGAGAGACTTGTCAGCGATATAAGGGAAAGTTTCTCCGAGGCGAAGCTCACGCTTGCGATGGCGGGTTCTGGCGCTCTGGAGATCGCGCGGGGCATGGACGTGCCCTTTACACAGGAACAGATCGCCTGTACGGCGAGCATCACGCGTTTTCTTTCGGGCGTCGACGTCTGCATAGAGCTTGGCGGCGAGGATTCAAAGATAACATTTTTTGACGAAGCGGGAGCCGAGCAGCGCATGAACGAGACCTGCGCCGGAGGCACCGGGGCCTTCCTCGACCAGATGGCCTCCCTCTTCGGCACGGACGCCGCGGGGCTCAACGAACTCGCCAAGGGGCATAAGACGATCTATCCGGTCGCCTCGCGCTGCGGCGTCTTCGCCAAAACGGACGTGCAGGCGCTGCTGAACGACGGCGCCTCGCGCGAGGACGTCGCGGCCTCGATATTTCAGGCTATCGTAAACCAGACGATAAGCGGCCTCGCCTGCGGCAGGAGGATCGCGGGGCGGGTCGCCTTTCTCGGCGGGCCGCTCTATTTCCTCTCGGAGCTGAGAAACCGTTTCACGGAGACGCTGCGCCTGCCGCTGGAGCAGTGCATCTTTCCGCAGAACCCGCACCTTTTCGTGGCTATGGGCGCGGCGATCAGCGCCAAGATGCAGGGCGCGGTGGATGCCTCCGTGCTGCAAAGGCGCGCGGAGGATTTCTTCATCTCTCATCGCGAAGAGCGGGGCTCGAAACTGCGCCCGCTCTTTATGAACAGGGGAGAACTCGACTCCTTCCGTGAAAGGCATTCGGCCTGCCGCGCCAGGCGCGTCGAGATGCGTGATTATCAGGGCGAGGCATTCCTCGGGATAGATGTCGGCTCCACAACGACGAAGATGGTCCTCATCGGCAGCGAAGGAGAACTGCTGTTTTCGCGGTACAGGCTGACCGGCGTCGGCGACCCCCTCCAGACGGTGCGGGAAACGCTGTCGGAACTCTATTCGCTGATGCCGGAGGGAATCAGGATCGCGGGCAGCGGCGTGACGGGGTACGGCGAAAAACTGATAAAAGCCGCCTTCGGCGTGGATACCGGCGAAGTGGAAACAGTGGCGCACGCGAAAGCCGCCGGCTTCGTCCTACCCGGAGCCGACTTCGTGATCGACATCGGCGGGCAGGATATGAAATGCCTGCGCATCAAGGACGGCATAATCAGCGGAGTCTTCCTTAACGAAGCCTGCTCCTCCGGCTGCGGCTCTTTCCTTCAGAGCTTCGCGAAGTCGCTGAATATGGAGATGGCGGAATTCGCCCGCGCCGCCGAGGAATCGGCCTCCCCCGTCGACCTCGGTTCCCGCTGCACGGTGTTCATGAATTCCCGCGTGCGCCAGGCGCAGAAAGAAGGGGCTCCGGTACGGGACATCTCCGCCGGGCTCGTCTATTCCGTCGTCAAAAACGCGCTTTATAAGGTGCTGAAGATAAAGGACCCCGCGGAACTCGGCAGCCGCATCGTCGTGCAGGGAGGGACCTTCAGGAACGACGCGCTGCTGCGCGCCTTTGAGATCGTCACGGGACGCGAAGTGGTGCGCCCCGACATCTCGGAGCTGATGGGAGCCTTCGGAGCGGCGCTGATCGCCAGAGAGAGGCGGGGAGAAAAGAGCTCGCTGCTTGACGCGGAGGCGCTGAACGGCTTCAAAACGACAGTGTCCACGCAGAACTGCGGCGGCTGCGGCAACAAATGCCTGCTGACACTGACGCGCTTTCCCGACGGGCGGAAGTACGTCTCTGGCAACCGCTGCGAGCGCGGCGGCTCCGCCGAAGAGCGGGGACCGCTGCCGCCGAACCTCTTTGAGAAGAAGTATAAGAGGCTCTTCGACCACTACCGGCCGCTGCCGGCCGAGGAAGCGCCGCGCGGCGTTATCGGCATCCCGCGCGTGCTCAACATTTACGAGAATTACCCATTCTGGTTCACGCTCTTTACTGAGCTCGGCTTCCGCGTGGAACTCTCCGCGAAGGCTCCCGACGAAAACCTCGGCATAGAGACGATCCCCTCGCAGACGGTCTGCTACCCCGCGAAGCTTGTACACCGCCATATAACGGACCTGCTGGAGCGCGGCGTGAAGAATATCTTCTATCCGCTCATCCTCCATGAGAAAAGTGAGTTCTCCGAGGCGCAGAACGACTACAACTGCCCCGTCGTCACCGGTTATCCCGACGTCGCGAGGCTCAACATCGACCGCCTGCACGACGAAGGCGTGAATTTCATCCAGCCCGCGCTCGCCATCGAAAACGAGGAGGCGCTGGTAAAGACGCTCGCCGGCGCGCTTGCCGCTTTCGGCGTCGCCAGGGGCGAGCTGCGCCGCGCCGCCAGGCTGGCAGAGGCGGCGCGCGCCGCCTATAAGTCCGACGTGACGAAATTCGGCAGGGAGGCGCTCGCCTACCTCAACGAACACGGCGGGATCGGCATCGTGCTTGCGGGACATCCATACCACCTTTCGCCTGAGGTCAATCACGGCATCCCCGAGCTGATAAACAGCTACGGCGTGACGTTATTCACAGAAGACTCCGTCTGCGGCCTCGCCGGCGAGCTTGATGAACGCGACGAGGTGGGGGCCGTCGACCAGTGGGTATACCACTCCCGCCTCTACCGCGCGGCGATGGTGACGGCGAGACACCCGGGCTTCAAAAATGTGGAGCTGGTACAGTTCAACTCCTTCGGCTGCGGACTGGACGCCATCAGCGCGGAGCAGACGGCGGAGATCCTTACGCGCCACGGCAAGCTCCACACGCTGATAAAGATCGACGAGGGAAAAAACAACGGCGCGGTCAAGATCAGGATACGCTCGCTGCTCGCGGCGATGAAGACCGAACGCAGCGACGAGGGGGCATATACTGAATCTTCCGTGAAAAAACCGCGTCCCGCCGTCCATCACGAGGGAAGGACCCTGCTCTGCCCGCCGCTTTCGCCCTTTCATTTTCAGTTCCTGGAAACGGCCTTCGAGGGCAGCGGCACAAACTTCAAGGTCCTGCCGGAGGGAACGCGCGAGACGGTGGAGCTTGGGCTGCGTTACGTCAACAACGACGTCTGCTATCCCGCGATGATGGTCGTCGGCCAGTTCATCGAAGCGCTGAAAAGCGGCCTCTACGACCCGGAGAGGACGGACTGCCTCTACGCCCAGACCGGCGGCGCCTGCCGCGCGAGCAACTATATACATCTCCTGCGGGGAGCTCTGGATTCCGCCGGTTTTCCGCAGGTGCGCGTGGTGGCGCTCAACCGCCAGAAAGAGGGAGAGGCAGAAAGGTTCGAACTTCCGACGCGCATCGGCTGGCGCGCTATGCTCGGACTCTTCTACGGCGATCTGCTGATGCGGCTGCTGCTGCGCACGCGCCCCTACGAAACCGAGAAGGGCGCGAGCGCGAGGCTCCATGATATATGGGTGGAGCGCATAAAGGAGAATATCCGCGGGGGAAGCTGGTTCCGCTTTAAAAGGGACGTCAGGGAGATGACGCGCGACTTCGCCGCGCTGCCGATAGAGAACGTCAAGCGTCCACGCGTCGGCATTACGGGCGAGATCCTCGTCAAATATCACGCCAACGCCAACGAACGCCTCATCGAGCTGATAGAGGATGAGGGCGGCGAGGCCGTGGTGCCGGATATGGGCAACTTCCTCTCCTACTGTCTCTTTGACCCTGTCTATGCCAACAGGCACCTCGCGGGAGGCTTATGGCCGCGCGCCGTCGGCGAGGCCGGAATGTGGGTGCTGGACAAGATAAAGGCTCCGATCGCCGAGGCTCTGAGGGGCACGCGCTTCGGAGAACTCCACAACATAGAGGAGCTGGCGAAGCTCGGCGGCACCGTCGTATCGCAGGCGAACCAGGCCGGAGAGGGCTGGCTGCTCACCGCGGAGATGATGGCGCTGATCGAGGGAGGGGTCAACAACGTTCTTTGCGTCCAGCCCTTCGCCTGCCTGCCCAATCACATCACCGGCAAGGGCGTCATCAAGGAGCTTAAGCGCCGCTTCAAAGGAGCGAACATCCTGCCGCTCGACTATGACGCGAGCGTCAGTACGACGAACCAGTTGAACAGGATCAAGCTTCTTATGGCTACCGCCCGGTAAATCGGCGTAAATCGGCGTTTATACGCACCGTCTGCGTCATAACTTCGGGGTCTGCGGTCCTGCGGCAAACGCACCCGCATGCTGCGGCAATATGGATAATTTGAAAGAGTTCCCCGCCAATGGCGGGGAACATTGCCTTGCAATCGCCGTATTAATATACGGCTCCGGGCGCAGACCCCAAAGTTATTTAGCATCCGGCACGTCTGGTGAACAAACTACGCGATTCACACAAAACGCAAAACCGGCGTTTTGGTTCACTGCGTATAAACGCCGATTTATCTAAGACCTTTGGCTCCCTCTCCGAGGGGGCTCCGGCGAAGCCGGTGGAGGAGGGTTGACTTTGGGTTTTGTTTTTCTGGTCTGAATTAAAACAAAACCCAAGGTCAAAACTCCTCCAGTCTCGGCGGAAAAACACCGCCGAGCCAGCCCCCTCGGGTGAACAGAGTCCCGCAAACCGGACAACGCTATAAAAGCTCCCAAGGGTATCAAAAATTTATTCAATAAAGAGACTTCGATATTGCATCGGAGCCTTTTTCAATTTTATCTGTATCCTGTCGTTATTATAATACCTTATATATTCGTCTATAGCATCTTTGGCCTCCTCGTAGTTCTCCCATTTTACTCGGTTGACGAGTTCTGATTTAATGTGACTAAAGAAGTTTTCTGCACAGGCATTATCCAAACAATTTCCTTTCCTTGACATCGAGACCTTGAGTCCGTATCTTTGTGTCAGGTTGAAATATGCATGGCTTGTATATTGAAACCCCTGGTCGCTGTGGAGGATTGGTCCATCAGCGACCACCTTATTATTATTTTCAAATGCTTTCTTCAATGTATCGCTTACTAACTTAATATTATTATTACGACTGATTTGATATCCCTGTATGGAATTATCAAAGAGATCTTTTATCATGGAGAGGAATATATTACCCTTTTTGTTCGTATATATGTGATATCAGTAACCAGTTTCTGGTTTGGTCTGTCGGAACGAAATTCTCTGTTCAGGATATTCTCATAGCTGTGGATATTTCCTGACATCACTTTAAACTTTTTCTTTTTCTTATTTCCGCTTGAAGTCCCGCTTTTTTCATAACACGCCTTCCCTCTTATTGTTTACATGAATGCCAATGAAGTTGTTGAGCCACAGAGTCATTCGCCTGTACCCATAAGTGTTTTTGTTGATATTCTGTCCCGTTCTTATTGCTTCTATGAGAGGACCGTCTTTATCTTCCATTCCACGCCGCTTTAGCCAACTGTAGTATGTCGAACGAGATACGGACAAAAATCTACACATTACACAGACAGAATGTTTTGTTGAAAATTCAAAAATGATTCTGTATTTAATATTTCTTTCTATCACCACCTTTGCAGCTCTAAGGCTTTTTTAATACATCGACCTGCATTTCCAGCTCTTTAATCTTTTCTATGCTATTTGTAACTTCCAATTTCTTATCTGGACAGTCTTGTTTTGAACTAGAAATATCCCCTTGTTCGATAAATTCCTTACACCATCGTCTTAAAAGAGAGGGACTTGAAATGTTAAAAGATGAGGTAACATCTACCATAGTACGTCCCTCTTCTAAATGAGCCGAAACAGCTTCAAGTTTTACAGCCTTGCTGTAGGTTCTTTTTTCCTTGTATCATCCAGTAAGTCCTTCTGTCCGCTCTTATATAAAGATATCCATGTTTTAACAGAATCATGACTAACACCAAGTTCTTCAGCAATCCGCCTTCGTGGAATTCCCTGTTTGTGCATCTCAATTGCTTTTATTCTTTCTTCTGTTTTACGTTTACGCATAGAAGAGCCCCCTTTATATGTATTTAGTTTTATTATAATCCAGGGGCTTTATTTGGCTGTCCGATTTTCGGGATGCTGTTCATCCCGAGGGGGCCTTTAAAGGCATAAATTAAAATCGCTGAATATCGATAAATTGTTTTTTGCGAGCGCCCGCTAAATCGCAGTTTATCGTTCCCTTCCAATCGCGTAAATCGGCGTTTAGAAGTGCGAGTTGCTAAATAACTTTGGGCTCTGGAACCGGAGCCGTATATTAATACGGCGAGGACGCCAGAGCCCTAAGTTATGACGCAAATCGCGCTTATAAACGCCGATTTATCTTGTCATGCAGGCACCCGGGCTTGACCAGGGGCCCGGCAACCGTACCGCTTATTTTACAAACCGTGAGCCGCCGGCCCGGCGGCATTTTTACCTCGGACGTCAGGAGCTTGGCGCGACGACGCCTGACTGCGGCTGGTCATAACTGCAATTGGCCTGGTACCGAGATATATAGGAGATATAAAACGCCCAGCCGGCGAGTATCAGCGCCCCCGCTATTATTTTTTCATACCCCGCAACTCCCTTCGTCGATAAATTTTTTATTTATTGAGACTAAATGTAATTATAAAAGTTGCAGTTAATATGTCAAGCGGAAATATTGCAATTCCAGCGTGAAGTACCTCTTGAGAGAAAAGCAAACAGCCCGGCCCCCTATCGGGAACCGGGCCTCGGTCGCCGGTAAAAAACGCTGATCTTTTATTTACATCAAAGCCGTGTCATATCTTGTCCTTAGCGGCAGTTAGGGAACCGCTGATTTCGGCTCTCCGGCCGTGATCAGCGGACGATGCGTTAGGCTTTATATGGCAAAGTGAATTGATCAGCGGTTCCTTAGAACTCCACTTTCTGCCCAAGTCCCTTCTGCGCCGCCTTTTCGCAGAGATAGTCCGCCGCCGCGATGTCGAAGAGCGCCATGCCGACCGATTTGAAAAAGGTGGTATCGCTCTCCGTTTTACGTTTGCCGCCGATCAGCTCCGCGAGCGTGTGGATGTTTTCGCGCCTGAGCGCGCCGTTTTCCAGCGGCGTTATGAGGTCGCCCGTTTCGTCGAGCGCGTGGGGCGTGTCTACGTAGACGTCGCCGCCCGTGAGCCGGAAGAGGGCGTCGGGGTATTCCCTCATCTCCGGCAGATAGGAGCCGATGCCGGTGAAGGCGTGTCCCGCGAGCAGCTTTTCGTCGTCGGGGAAGAGCGGGCTTCTGGAGGGCGTCGCCGTCATCACCGCCTCCGTCTTTTCAAGCAGCTCGGCGGCGCTTGCCGCGATCTTCACCGTCACGCCGGGCAGCGCCGCCCGCAGCTTTTCCGCGAAGGGTGCAAGCTTTTCCGTCAGCGCGTCGTATATCCATACCTCTTTGACGCCCTTGCGCGCGGCGCAGCCGAACTGTGCCTGCCAGAAACCCTGCGCGCCCGTGCCGACAAGCCCGAGAGAGCCGATATCGGCGCGCGCCGTGTTTTTGATTCCCGCGCCGCCGACGGCCCCGGTGCGGAGCGCCGTCACCATCTTGCCCTCGAGCAGAGCCTTCGGGCCTCCGGTATTCGCGTCAAAGAGCATCACCGCGCCGTTGATGAAGGGCAGCCCCTTTTGCGGGTTTCCCGGACGCAGGGTGAGCAGTTTGCAGCCCCAGGCATCGGGCGTCACGCAGGGCATGAGCATGAGAGAGTCGCCTCCGTTAAGCGAAACGCTGGAGCGCAGCGGCATCGCAAAGTTCCCCTCATCCGCGAAGAGCATCGTCTGTTCCATCCTACCGATCAATTCTTCAAGGTCTACGGTCTCAACGAGCGTTTTTTCATTAAGTACCAGCAATATCAACCACTCCTCTTTTAAGGATATTTATTCTTTGGAATGCACCGATCTCAGATAGGCATAGAGCGTGAATTTGCTCTTTTTCATCTCTTCCGAGAGACGTTCCATCGCCCCTTTGACGAGAAAGAAGCCCATCCCGTCGAGGCGAGCCACCACCTTCACCTTGTCGGAGCGCGGCAGCGCGGATAGGTCGCCGCCCCACTCTTTTTTGATCGCCGCGATCGAGCCGGAGACGACGTCGTCGACATCCTTTGAAAAATGCTCGCGGTACTCGGGCACGCCGGCGTTGGCGGGGTCTATACGGAAAAATTCGTCAAGCGCCTCGCGCGCGGCGCTGATTTTCGTGATATCCATGTTGATGCAGAGAAAGCCGATCACTTCCCCCAAAGAGTCTCTGATAAAACAGACGCCGCATTTGAGCAGCCTGCCGTCGTCGGTCCTCGCCCGATAGTTATAGATGCCAGTCAGTTTGCGGTATTCGGGATCTTTCAGCATCCGCAGCCCAAAATCGGTCATCGGCGAACCGACGCCGCGGCCGCTCACATGGGCGTTGGCGCAGGCGATGATCGAGCGTTCCGGATTTGAGACGTCGTGCAGCAATATCTCGCAGTCTTTTCCGAGTATCTCTCCCAGTCCCGCCACCAGGCCCTTATAGGGCAGCAGTTCCGCGGGCGTTTTATGTTTGTTCATCATCCGTCGCCCCCATTTTAGTCTATTCTATCATAAAAAAATTGTTAATGACAATATTTTTTCTCTTTTCGCAAAAAAAATGTTAATGCCGATGATTCCTTGAATTATCTGCATTATTCAGCCCGTGTTCCAAGACGAAAAACCCTCTTAATTTCCCGTGTCATGATATAATTGACAAAATATTGTTAATAACGTATAAAATTATCAAGAGGCAGAAAAGGGGGGCAACACCTTCATGATGAATTTTACGAGAACTATCGACGCCATCGACGCCCACACCGCTGGCGAGCCGATACGCGTCGTCACCTCCGGCATCCCGAAGGTCGAGGGACGGACGATGCTGGAAAAGATGGAATATTTCGCGAGCCATTATGACAATATCCGCTGTATGCTACTCAAGGAGCCGCGCGGCCATAAGGACATGTTCGGCGCGGTGCTGGTGCCGCCTGTGACCGACGACGCCGACCTCGGCATCCTCTTCATGCACAACGAGGGGATGAGCACCATGTGCGGCCACGGAACGATCGGCACGGTGAAGGCCGCCGCCGAGACGGGGCTGCTCGACCTGCGCGAGGGAGAAAACACGATCAGGATAGACGCTCCGGCCGGACGCATCACCGCGGAGGCGACCGTAAGAGACGGACACGTCGAGCACGTCGCCTTCACCAACGTCCCGGCCTTCGTATATAAAGAGAGCGTGACGATACCGGTGGAAGGGACCGGCGCGGTGGAGGCGGCGGTCGTCTACGGCGGCGCTTTTTACATCTTCATCGAGGAGGAAAAGCTCGGGCTGCGCGTGCTGCCGGAGCAGACGGCGGCGCTCGTCGCACGCGCGATGGAGATGAAGCGCTGGGCAAACGCCAACCTCGAGATCCGCCACCCGGAGAAGCAGGAGATCAACGGCATCTACGGCGTGCTCATCACCTCGCCTGTCGAAAGGACGGAATATGGCTGCCGGAGCCGGCACATCTGCGTCTTCGCCGACGGTTCGGTGGACCGCTCCCCCTGCGGCACCGGGACCTCGGCGCGGATGGCGCTGCTGGTCTCGCGCAAAGAACTTGATATCGGAGAAAAATTCCAAGCCGCAAGCATCATCGACACAAAGTTCGAGGGCACGCCGCTGGCCGCCGTCACCGAGAGCGGTTACGAGGCGATAATCCCGAAGGTCGCGGGCCCCGCCTGGATAACGGGCTTCAACAAGTTCGTCCTCGACCCGGCCGACCCCGTGCCGGAGGGCTTCCTGCTCTGAGGACCGGTCAAATTTTATATGAATTTATAGAAGGGATTGAGCACAAATGACATACCGCTCCAAGGAACTGGGACTTTTTTCCGGCAGGGGCTCCTCGTCGCGCCGCGCGATCTACAAGGGCTGCGGCTATGACGACGGAGACCTGGCCAAGCCGCTGATCGGCATCGTGAACACCGCGAACGACGCTGGGCTCGGCCACGTGCACCTCGACCGCCTCGCGGCGCGCGTGCGCGCGGGGATTTTACAGGCGGGCGGCACGCCCTTTGAATTCGGCACGATCGCCACCTGCGGCGCTGTGCCGATCGGGATGCCGCACTTCCGCTACGAGCTCGTCATCCGCGACGTCATCGCCTCCTCGGTGGAGATCATGACCGGCGTACAGCTGCTCGACGGCCTCGTGCTGCTCGCCTCGTGCGACAGCATCATCCCGGGGGTCCTCATCGGCGGCATTCGCGCCGGCGTCCCCTGCATCATGCTGACGGGCGGCCCGCAGGAGGTATGTAAGAGCGGAGGCCGCAGCGTCGTCATGAGCGAGCTTGACCAGCTCGTCTTCGGCGCCGACTACGCGAGCGGCGAGGCGCGCGAAAAGATACGCTACCTCGAAGACCACGTCTGTCCCGGCCCCGGAGCCTGCTCGCTGATGGGCACCGCCAACACGATGCAGATACTGGCCGAGGGGCTAGGCATGGCGCTGCCAGGATCGTCGACCGTCCCCGCCGTCTACGCGGAGAAGGAGCGCTTCGCGACACAGACGGGCCGCCGCATCGTGGAACTCGTCAAAGAGGGAGTGAAGCCGAAGGACATCCTCACGCGCGAAGCGCTCTTGAACGGCGTCATCCTCACGATGGCGCTCGCCGGCTCGACCAACGCCGTGCTGCACCTGCTCTCATTCGCGCGCGAGGTCGGCGTCGAGCTGACTCTCGACGATTTTGACAAATTATCGGAGACGATCCCCGTCATCAGCCGCGTCATCCCGACGGGAAAAGCAACGGTCATCGACCTTTATAACGCGGGCGGCGTCCCCGCCGTCCTTGGTGAGATGAGGGACTACTTGCATAAGGAATGCCTCACCGTGTCGGGGCACACCATCGGCGAGATCGCCTCTCTGCGCCGCTCCTCCGACCATGAGACGCTGACAGCGGCTGAAAGCCCCGTCTTCAAAAGCGGCGGCATCGCCGTCATGAGGGGGAACATCACCCCGAACGGCGCGATCTGCCGCACGACGACGATTTCCGAAAAGATACGAAAATTCGCGGGACCGGCGCGCGTCTTCAACTCCGACGAGGAGGCGCACCGCGCCGTCGTGACTGGAGACATAAAAAAGGGCGACGTCGTCGTCATCCGCTACGAGGGGCCGCGCGGCGCGCCCGGAATGCGTGAGATGATGATGACCACGGACGCGTTGGTAGGAATAGGCATGGGACAGGAGGTCTTTGTGCTGACGGACGGACGCTTCTCCGGCTTCACCGAGGGGGCGGCGATCGGCCACATCTCCCCCGAAGCCGCCGTCGGCGGCGTCATCGCGATCGTCGAAGATGGAGACTTCATCAGGATCGATATCCCCGGACGCACGGTAAACCTCGACCTGCCCGATGATGTGATCAGAGAACGCCTTGCGAAATGGAAGCTGCCGCTCAAAAAAGAGCGCGGCATCCTCGGCATCTACGCGAAGAGCGCGCTCCAGGCCCACGAAGGCGCGATGATCGACGACCGCGTGGAGGACGAGGGGCAGGTGCGCCGGGAGTTTTAGGCGGCCGGCGGTTGATAGGGCGAGGGGCGGCGATTCTATTTAAACCAACAAATATTCAATCAATTATTGATAATATTTGATATTAAATTTATAATATATTTTAGTTTCAACACTATTTACCAAATATATCTAACGCCGCTGAAAACAGCGCGAAAAAACGGAGAGGTGGAAACAATGAAAGACAAAACTCTTTTGGGGCTTAACCTCTCCGCTTTTTTGATGATGATCGGCGTCGGGATGATCGTCGCCCTGCTGCCGCAAAGAATCATAGAATTAGACGGGAACGGCAATAATGTAGGCTACCTGGCCTCTATGTTCGCCGTCGCATATATCGTGCTGCAGATACCGGTCGGCGCGATGGCGGACAGATTCGGCTTCAAGCGTTTTTTGGCGTCCGGGTATTTCCTCTGTTTCCTGACCGGGCTCTGTTACTATTTTTCCACCGGCTCGGCCATGATATTTCTCTCGCGCCTGCTGCAGGGCGCTGGAGAGGCTCCCGTCTGGGCGCTCGCGCCCGCGCTGCTCTCAATAAAGTACGCCTCTTCCAAAGGCTCCGTTATGGGGTCATATAACGCGATAATACACATCGGGCTTACCATGGGGCCGATCCTCGGAGTGTTCCTCATTAAATTCCTGGCGGCGAAAAATCTCTTTCTCATCTACGCTTTCGCCTGCCTCGCGGGGGCGCTTTTGATCGCCTGGCTGGTCGACGACATCCGCCCGGGGAAAAATGCGGAGAATATCTTCAATCTGGCGAATATTATGGCGATGATCAAAGACTCGTCC
The window above is part of the Cloacibacillus evryensis DSM 19522 genome. Proteins encoded here:
- a CDS encoding MFS transporter, which codes for MKDKTLLGLNLSAFLMMIGVGMIVALLPQRIIELDGNGNNVGYLASMFAVAYIVLQIPVGAMADRFGFKRFLASGYFLCFLTGLCYYFSTGSAMIFLSRLLQGAGEAPVWALAPALLSIKYASSKGSVMGSYNAIIHIGLTMGPILGVFLIKFLAAKNLFLIYAFACLAGALLIAWLVDDIRPGKNAENIFNLANIMAMIKDSSIFAALLGITLYGTGYGIFLTTIPAYLIEEKGFDSTYIGIFFSLFYIAISISQLITGKLCDRFGAKIFMVSGLFLASLGLAATRLLPAAAGMLSALTISSIGLGIFYLASMIFLNDAVDERYKGTISGAYYLFWGIGMFLGPPLLSLSSRINGADLSLACYAGLYLALSAAMAILFSRRQEK
- a CDS encoding dihydroxy-acid dehydratase; translation: MTYRSKELGLFSGRGSSSRRAIYKGCGYDDGDLAKPLIGIVNTANDAGLGHVHLDRLAARVRAGILQAGGTPFEFGTIATCGAVPIGMPHFRYELVIRDVIASSVEIMTGVQLLDGLVLLASCDSIIPGVLIGGIRAGVPCIMLTGGPQEVCKSGGRSVVMSELDQLVFGADYASGEAREKIRYLEDHVCPGPGACSLMGTANTMQILAEGLGMALPGSSTVPAVYAEKERFATQTGRRIVELVKEGVKPKDILTREALLNGVILTMALAGSTNAVLHLLSFAREVGVELTLDDFDKLSETIPVISRVIPTGKATVIDLYNAGGVPAVLGEMRDYLHKECLTVSGHTIGEIASLRRSSDHETLTAAESPVFKSGGIAVMRGNITPNGAICRTTTISEKIRKFAGPARVFNSDEEAHRAVVTGDIKKGDVVVIRYEGPRGAPGMREMMMTTDALVGIGMGQEVFVLTDGRFSGFTEGAAIGHISPEAAVGGVIAIVEDGDFIRIDIPGRTVNLDLPDDVIRERLAKWKLPLKKERGILGIYAKSALQAHEGAMIDDRVEDEGQVRREF